A single Blastococcus colisei DNA region contains:
- a CDS encoding DUF3515 domain-containing protein, which translates to MPPDVPPPTEDTPAPGAPPQDPLRRLALIATAVLVPLVVALVVVVNVLGSSDAADDGDHSGHGPAAVEGGAPAPREDLPILPVDVPPVTPEAEASCPALMGSLPFELAGETSRRVDSDTLNAYAWGEPPIVLVCGVDRPEDYVAGVSAIQINGVQWYVDTSDPDATVWTTVDRPVYVEITLPPEVDSAPVTALTPQIAAALPYREPDPGD; encoded by the coding sequence GTGCCTCCTGACGTCCCTCCCCCGACCGAGGACACCCCGGCCCCGGGGGCGCCGCCGCAGGACCCGTTGCGGCGTCTCGCGCTGATCGCGACCGCCGTCCTGGTTCCCCTCGTCGTCGCACTGGTCGTCGTGGTGAACGTCCTCGGGAGCTCCGACGCCGCCGACGACGGTGACCACTCCGGGCACGGACCGGCCGCCGTCGAGGGCGGCGCACCGGCGCCCCGGGAGGACCTGCCGATCCTCCCCGTCGACGTGCCGCCGGTGACCCCCGAGGCCGAGGCCTCCTGCCCGGCGCTGATGGGCTCGCTGCCGTTCGAGCTGGCCGGCGAGACCTCCCGGCGCGTGGATTCCGACACGCTCAACGCCTACGCCTGGGGCGAGCCCCCGATCGTGCTCGTCTGCGGTGTGGACCGGCCCGAGGACTACGTCGCCGGGGTGTCCGCGATCCAGATCAACGGCGTCCAGTGGTACGTGGACACCTCCGATCCGGACGCCACGGTGTGGACGACGGTCGACCGGCCGGTGTACGTCGAGATCACCCTGCCGCCCGAGGTGGACAGCGCCCCGGTCACCGCGCTCACCCCGCAGATCGCCGCCGCGCTGCCCTACCGGGAGCCCGACCCCGGCGACTGA
- a CDS encoding Lrp/AsnC family transcriptional regulator gives MVHAYILIQTEVGKAAQVAATISEIDGVTKAEDVTGPYDVIVRAEADSVDELGRLVVARVQSVDGITRTLTCPVVNI, from the coding sequence GTGGTCCACGCCTACATCCTCATCCAGACCGAAGTCGGCAAGGCCGCCCAGGTGGCAGCGACGATCAGCGAGATCGACGGGGTGACCAAGGCCGAGGATGTCACCGGCCCCTACGACGTCATCGTCCGGGCCGAGGCCGACTCGGTCGACGAGCTCGGCCGCCTGGTCGTGGCCCGGGTCCAGTCGGTCGACGGGATCACCCGGACGCTCACCTGCCCGGTCGTGAACATCTGA
- a CDS encoding thiamine-phosphate kinase, with translation MTRPRPLVPKGDPADTVKVVGEFGVIDRVLAQAGTARAAQVGPGDDAAVLRTPDRRVVATTDVLVEGRHFRRDWSSAEDIGHKAAAANLADVAAMGGVATALLVGLACPSSTQTAWLEGVAAGLAAECAPLGAAVVGGDLVASAADSASVVLSVTALGDLGGRAPVLRSGARSGDVVALAGRLGWSACGLAVLRRGFSSPIAVVAAHRRPTPPYAAGPGAAEAGATAMCDVSDGLLADLGHIAAASAAVVDVDRAALVRACLEPAGPLQQVGSALGVDPLAWVLTGGEDHALVATFPARTPLPVGWTPIGVVRKSGRKQGVLVDGEPAADVVRAVGAEGAGHVHFS, from the coding sequence ATGACTCGCCCTCGCCCGCTCGTCCCCAAGGGCGACCCCGCCGACACCGTGAAGGTGGTCGGGGAGTTCGGGGTGATCGACCGCGTGCTCGCCCAGGCCGGCACCGCACGGGCGGCGCAGGTGGGACCCGGGGACGACGCCGCGGTCCTCCGCACCCCGGACCGGCGGGTGGTCGCGACCACCGACGTCCTCGTGGAGGGCCGGCACTTCCGGCGCGACTGGTCGTCGGCCGAGGACATCGGGCACAAGGCGGCGGCGGCCAACCTGGCCGACGTCGCCGCCATGGGCGGGGTGGCGACGGCGCTGCTGGTGGGCCTCGCCTGTCCCTCGTCCACCCAGACGGCCTGGCTGGAGGGCGTGGCGGCGGGCCTGGCGGCGGAGTGCGCCCCGCTGGGTGCGGCCGTGGTGGGCGGCGACCTGGTGGCCTCGGCCGCCGACAGCGCGTCCGTCGTCCTCTCGGTGACCGCGCTGGGGGACCTCGGTGGGCGGGCTCCCGTCCTGCGCTCGGGCGCCCGGTCCGGGGACGTCGTCGCGCTGGCCGGCCGCCTCGGCTGGTCGGCCTGCGGTCTCGCCGTCCTGCGCCGGGGGTTCAGCAGCCCGATCGCGGTGGTGGCCGCGCACCGTCGGCCCACCCCGCCGTACGCGGCCGGCCCGGGGGCGGCCGAGGCCGGGGCGACCGCGATGTGCGACGTCAGCGACGGCCTGCTCGCCGATCTCGGCCACATCGCCGCCGCCAGCGCGGCCGTCGTCGACGTGGACCGGGCGGCGCTGGTGCGGGCCTGCCTGGAGCCGGCCGGGCCGCTGCAGCAGGTCGGCTCGGCGCTGGGGGTGGATCCGCTGGCCTGGGTGCTCACCGGGGGCGAGGACCATGCCCTCGTGGCCACCTTCCCGGCACGCACGCCGCTGCCGGTGGGCTGGACGCCGATCGGCGTGGTGCGCAAGAGCGGCCGCAAGCAGGGCGTGCTGGTGGACGGCGAGCCGGCCGCGGACGTCGTCCGGGCGGTCGGGGCGGAGGGAGCGGGTCATGTGCACTTCAGCTAG
- a CDS encoding GNAT family N-acetyltransferase: MCTSASRATSAERPATAGRSFRTEGELRDGTAATLRALPYDDPLAQYLVEAVQQEYVQRYGGRDAAVVDPAEFLPPRGIFLVVEVDGVPAGCGAWRALPSGAAEIKRVYVEPAFRRRGVARLVVAALEEGAAAAGHRQVVLNSGREQPEALTLYAALGYRPVPGYGVYACAPDAVFLGRSLTTASEQEEPSWAS, translated from the coding sequence ATGTGCACTTCAGCTAGCAGGGCCACGTCGGCCGAGCGGCCGGCTACGGCGGGGCGGTCCTTCCGGACGGAAGGCGAGCTACGGGACGGGACGGCGGCGACCCTGCGGGCGCTGCCCTACGACGACCCGTTGGCGCAGTACCTGGTGGAGGCCGTCCAGCAGGAGTACGTGCAGCGCTACGGCGGACGGGACGCGGCCGTGGTGGACCCTGCGGAGTTCCTCCCGCCGCGCGGGATCTTCCTCGTCGTCGAGGTGGACGGCGTCCCGGCCGGGTGCGGTGCCTGGCGGGCGCTGCCGTCGGGGGCGGCCGAGATCAAGCGGGTGTACGTCGAGCCGGCCTTCCGGCGGCGCGGCGTCGCCCGGCTGGTCGTCGCCGCGCTGGAGGAGGGCGCGGCGGCGGCGGGACACCGGCAGGTGGTGCTCAACTCCGGCCGGGAGCAACCCGAGGCGCTGACGCTCTACGCCGCGCTGGGCTACCGGCCGGTGCCCGGCTACGGCGTGTACGCGTGCGCGCCTGATGCCGTCTTCCTGGGCCGGTCGCTGACCACGGCGAGCGAGCAGGAGGAGCCGTCGTGGGCGTCGTGA
- a CDS encoding AAA family ATPase, which translates to MGVVTISAAYGAAGAEVAPAVARRLGLPFHDRAIPAQVAGRLGVPVEEAEANDETVVRGLWRLVASLGTMPDPVGGVLPASALPDARTYREQTERVLAEIASGNGGVVLGRAGAMVLRDRPDVLHVRLDGPRDRRFQAAVARSGRPPEEVRREMEMNDRSREAYVRHFYRCDPASPRHYHLVVDGTALPVETVVDLVVTAARARGIGAS; encoded by the coding sequence GTGGGCGTCGTGACGATCTCGGCGGCCTACGGGGCGGCCGGGGCCGAGGTGGCGCCGGCCGTGGCGCGCCGGCTCGGGTTGCCCTTCCACGACCGGGCGATCCCGGCCCAGGTCGCGGGACGGCTCGGCGTGCCGGTCGAGGAGGCCGAGGCCAACGACGAGACGGTGGTGCGGGGACTCTGGCGGCTGGTGGCGTCGCTCGGCACCATGCCCGACCCCGTCGGCGGCGTCCTGCCGGCGTCCGCGCTGCCCGACGCGCGGACCTACCGGGAGCAGACCGAGCGGGTGCTGGCCGAGATCGCCTCCGGGAACGGGGGAGTGGTCCTGGGCCGGGCCGGGGCGATGGTGCTCCGCGACCGGCCGGACGTCCTGCACGTGCGCCTCGACGGGCCGCGCGACCGCAGGTTCCAGGCGGCCGTCGCGCGGTCGGGGCGCCCGCCGGAGGAGGTGCGCCGGGAGATGGAGATGAACGACCGCTCCCGCGAGGCCTACGTGCGGCACTTCTACCGCTGTGACCCGGCGTCGCCGCGGCACTACCACCTGGTCGTCGACGGGACTGCGCTGCCGGTGGAGACGGTGGTCGACCTCGTGGTGACGGCGGCGCGAGCGCGAGGGATCGGCGCGAGCTGA
- a CDS encoding MOSC domain-containing protein, whose translation MNLSQGSPEVTHLRASSRAPEAVGTRPRVIAVSRDVVHRFSKQPAAEIRLVAGLGVEGDAHAGTTVQHRSRVAVDPTQPNLRQVHLIPAELLAELAAAGFEVEPGQLGENVMTSDLDLLSLPRATRLRLGEHAVVELTGLRNPCRQIEDFRPGLLKEVVGRAADGSVVRKAGVMAVVITGGTVRPGAAIAVRRPAGPHVALDRV comes from the coding sequence GTGAACCTGAGTCAGGGAAGCCCGGAGGTCACCCACCTCCGGGCTTCTTCGCGTGCGCCCGAGGCCGTCGGCACCCGTCCTCGTGTCATCGCGGTGTCCCGGGACGTCGTACACCGCTTCAGCAAGCAGCCCGCCGCCGAGATCCGGCTCGTCGCCGGTCTCGGGGTGGAGGGTGACGCACATGCCGGCACGACCGTCCAGCACCGATCCCGCGTCGCCGTCGATCCGACGCAGCCCAACCTGCGGCAGGTGCACCTGATCCCGGCGGAACTGCTCGCGGAGCTGGCCGCGGCCGGCTTCGAGGTCGAGCCGGGTCAGCTCGGCGAGAACGTCATGACCAGCGACCTCGATCTCCTGTCCCTGCCGCGCGCGACCCGCCTGCGACTGGGCGAGCACGCCGTGGTGGAGCTGACCGGCCTGCGCAATCCGTGTCGGCAGATCGAGGACTTCCGTCCCGGTCTGCTGAAGGAGGTCGTCGGCCGTGCCGCCGACGGGAGCGTGGTGCGCAAGGCCGGTGTCATGGCAGTGGTGATCACCGGCGGGACCGTCCGGCCGGGCGCCGCGATCGCCGTCCGACGACCGGCCGGCCCGCACGTAGCCCTCGATCGCGTCTAG
- the rpmB gene encoding 50S ribosomal protein L28, translated as MGTDRTGRQTGSPLRAGRTAEGPGDTARRERLDCWTVLLRVLPCPAVCERFSGSDSTVAAVCDVCGKGPGFGMSVSHSHRRTPRRWNPNIQSVRALIAPGNRRRINACTSCIRAGKVVRA; from the coding sequence GTGGGAACCGACAGGACCGGTCGTCAGACGGGATCGCCCCTCCGTGCCGGGCGAACCGCGGAGGGGCCTGGCGACACGGCCCGTCGCGAGCGGTTAGACTGCTGGACGGTCTTGCTGCGGGTGCTGCCTTGCCCCGCCGTCTGTGAACGATTCTCTGGGAGTGATTCAACCGTGGCTGCCGTGTGCGATGTGTGTGGCAAGGGCCCCGGTTTCGGTATGTCGGTGTCGCACTCGCACCGCCGCACGCCGCGCCGGTGGAACCCGAACATCCAGTCCGTGCGGGCGCTGATCGCCCCCGGCAACCGTCGCCGGATCAACGCGTGCACGTCGTGCATCCGCGCCGGCAAGGTCGTGCGCGCCTGA
- a CDS encoding DAK2 domain-containing protein, giving the protein MVEALDDAAVGQWYRTAVEVLSESRGRLDDLNVFPVPDGDTGTNLLLTARAAVAALDAEQRRTTESAWSVLARGAVLGARGNSGTILAQLLRGLADQLAGQAPADGPVFAAALQKAADTAYGAVADPEEGTFLTVARAAGEAAVAAVDAGRTALADVVRAAADGARVALEATPSQLAVLREAGVVDAGGAGLCLVLDALVTTVTGVEPARPPLARRDRFDKRGHKHSGEHLPHAPPAGPGSEVQFLLADADEESVARLHERLAGLGDSLVVVGVDTPTGREWNVHVHVADVGAAIEAGIEAGRPYRISVTPLAPVQPSAPVPGTRAVVAVVSSEGLAGLFGGEGVRVVTCGPDGVREDDVLEEVLGSAAHEVVLLPNDPELIPIAARAATRAREAGRDVGVIPTRSPVQALAAIAVSDPARRFGDDVIAMAEAAAATRWAEVTVAEQEALTSAGLCQAGDALGSAEGDVVVVGRELAAVACELLDRLLSAGGEMATLLVGEDDQLGDTVCRHLATAHPTIEVSRYGGGPGHIPLQVGVE; this is encoded by the coding sequence GTGGTGGAGGCGCTGGACGACGCCGCGGTCGGGCAGTGGTACCGGACCGCGGTCGAGGTCCTGTCCGAGTCCCGCGGCCGGCTGGACGACCTCAACGTCTTTCCCGTGCCCGACGGCGACACCGGCACCAATCTCCTCCTCACCGCCCGGGCGGCCGTGGCGGCGCTCGACGCCGAGCAACGGCGCACGACCGAGTCCGCGTGGTCGGTCCTCGCCCGCGGGGCCGTCCTCGGCGCCCGTGGCAACTCCGGCACGATCCTCGCCCAGCTGTTGCGCGGCCTGGCCGACCAGCTCGCCGGGCAGGCCCCCGCTGACGGTCCCGTCTTCGCGGCCGCGCTGCAGAAAGCGGCCGACACCGCGTACGGCGCGGTGGCCGATCCGGAGGAAGGCACCTTCCTCACCGTCGCGCGCGCCGCGGGTGAGGCCGCCGTCGCGGCGGTCGACGCGGGGCGGACGGCGCTCGCCGACGTCGTCCGTGCCGCTGCCGACGGCGCCCGGGTCGCCCTCGAGGCAACCCCCTCCCAGCTGGCAGTCCTGCGCGAGGCCGGTGTGGTCGACGCCGGCGGCGCCGGCCTCTGCCTGGTCCTCGACGCCCTGGTGACGACGGTGACCGGCGTGGAGCCGGCGCGCCCGCCGCTGGCCCGCCGCGACCGGTTCGACAAGCGGGGCCACAAGCACTCGGGGGAACACCTCCCGCACGCACCGCCGGCCGGTCCGGGCAGCGAGGTGCAGTTCCTGCTGGCCGACGCCGACGAGGAGTCCGTGGCCCGCCTGCACGAGCGTCTGGCCGGCCTCGGCGACAGCCTCGTCGTCGTGGGTGTCGACACCCCGACCGGCCGGGAGTGGAACGTCCACGTCCACGTCGCCGACGTCGGCGCCGCCATCGAGGCCGGCATCGAGGCCGGCCGGCCGTACCGGATCTCGGTGACCCCGCTCGCTCCCGTCCAGCCCAGCGCCCCGGTCCCCGGCACCCGGGCGGTGGTGGCCGTCGTCTCCAGCGAGGGGCTGGCCGGGTTGTTCGGCGGCGAGGGCGTCCGGGTCGTCACCTGCGGCCCCGACGGCGTGCGGGAGGACGACGTCCTGGAGGAGGTCCTCGGCTCCGCCGCCCACGAGGTGGTGCTGCTGCCGAACGACCCCGAGCTGATCCCCATCGCCGCACGCGCCGCGACCCGTGCGCGCGAGGCCGGGCGGGACGTCGGCGTCATCCCGACGAGGTCGCCGGTGCAGGCACTGGCCGCGATCGCGGTGTCCGACCCCGCGCGCCGGTTCGGTGACGACGTGATCGCGATGGCCGAGGCCGCGGCCGCGACCCGCTGGGCCGAGGTCACCGTCGCCGAGCAGGAGGCCCTGACGTCGGCCGGTCTGTGCCAGGCCGGTGACGCGCTCGGCTCCGCCGAGGGCGACGTGGTGGTCGTCGGCAGGGAGCTGGCCGCCGTCGCGTGCGAGCTCCTCGACCGGCTGCTGTCGGCCGGTGGCGAGATGGCGACGCTGCTCGTGGGCGAGGACGACCAGCTCGGCGACACCGTCTGCCGGCACCTCGCCACGGCCCACCCCACCATCGAGGTGAGCCGGTACGGGGGCGGCCCCGGCCACATCCCCCTGCAGGTCGGCGTCGAGTGA
- the recG gene encoding ATP-dependent DNA helicase RecG, with protein MAVTLETPLARVLGPKTATSMAEQLSLHTVRDLLRHYPRRYARRGEQADLADVQVGDRVTVVAQVRSVTTRPMRNRRGSLTEVVVGDGSGRMKLVFFNHRHTKLAVNAWGMFAGTVGEYRGEKQFAHPDMHLLDGDNSDDDWARALIPIYPATKDVSSWVIQKSLKLLLGPQANLAGLVEDPLPEEIRTRHGILPLAAALLDIHRPTTMDDVERAAHRLKWDEALTLQLTLAARRRAAALEPGTARPRRPAGLLDAVDAALPFALTEGQRAVGEELAAELDRDQPMHRLLQGEVGSGKTVVALRAMAQVVDAGGQAALLAPTEVLAAQHARGIRELLGPLGRAGELDGDPSGTRVTLLTGSLKAAAKRQARAEVAEGRAGIVVGTHALLQEGVEFADLGLVVVDEQHRFGVEQRDALRAKGSRPPHVLVMTATPIPRTVAMTVYGDLEISTLRQLPSGRGGVSSSVVPVREKSNWLDRAWERLREEVAAGRQAYVVCPRIGDEADSPARADDEPDDVDGAPEEESRSDRRPPLAVLDVAEGLRSGSLAGLRLDVLHGRLTAEEKDARMRAFGAREIDVLVATTVVEVGVDVPNATVMVVMDADRFGVSQLHQLRGRVARGKHPGLCLLVTDAPSASPTGQRLAAVAATSDGFEMARLDLETRREGDILGAAQSGRRSGVRLLSLLADEELIAAARAEATALLETERGLADHPGLAAEVARLATDERADYLEKA; from the coding sequence GTGGCGGTGACCCTCGAGACGCCGCTCGCCCGGGTGCTGGGGCCCAAGACGGCGACGAGCATGGCCGAGCAGCTCTCCCTGCACACCGTGCGGGACCTCCTGCGCCACTACCCCCGCCGCTACGCCCGCCGGGGGGAGCAGGCCGACCTGGCCGACGTCCAGGTCGGAGACCGCGTCACGGTCGTGGCCCAGGTCCGCAGCGTCACCACCCGCCCGATGCGCAACCGCAGGGGGAGCCTCACGGAGGTCGTCGTCGGTGACGGCAGCGGCCGGATGAAGCTGGTGTTCTTCAACCACCGGCACACCAAGCTCGCGGTGAACGCCTGGGGGATGTTCGCCGGCACGGTGGGGGAGTACCGCGGCGAGAAGCAGTTCGCCCACCCGGACATGCACCTGCTCGACGGCGACAACAGCGACGACGACTGGGCCCGGGCGCTCATCCCGATCTACCCGGCGACCAAGGACGTCTCGAGCTGGGTGATCCAGAAGTCGCTGAAGCTGCTGCTCGGTCCGCAGGCGAACCTCGCCGGCCTGGTCGAGGACCCGCTGCCCGAGGAGATCCGGACCCGGCACGGCATCCTGCCGCTCGCCGCCGCCCTGCTCGACATCCACCGCCCCACGACGATGGACGACGTCGAGCGCGCCGCCCACCGGCTGAAGTGGGACGAGGCGCTGACCCTGCAGCTGACCCTCGCCGCCCGCCGCCGGGCCGCGGCACTCGAACCCGGGACGGCCCGCCCGCGGCGCCCGGCCGGGCTGCTCGACGCCGTCGACGCCGCCCTGCCGTTCGCCCTCACCGAGGGGCAGCGGGCCGTGGGGGAGGAGCTCGCCGCCGAGCTCGACCGCGACCAGCCCATGCATCGGCTGCTGCAGGGCGAGGTCGGCTCCGGCAAGACCGTCGTCGCCCTGCGCGCCATGGCCCAGGTGGTGGACGCCGGCGGCCAGGCCGCCCTGCTGGCACCCACCGAGGTGCTGGCCGCGCAGCACGCCCGCGGCATCCGGGAGCTTCTCGGTCCGCTCGGCCGGGCCGGGGAGCTCGACGGCGACCCGTCCGGCACGCGGGTCACCCTGCTCACCGGCTCGCTCAAGGCGGCCGCGAAGCGGCAGGCCCGCGCGGAGGTCGCCGAGGGCCGTGCGGGCATCGTCGTCGGGACGCACGCCCTGCTGCAGGAGGGCGTGGAGTTCGCCGACCTCGGGCTGGTGGTGGTCGACGAGCAGCACCGGTTCGGCGTCGAGCAGCGTGACGCCCTGCGGGCCAAGGGCAGCCGGCCGCCGCACGTCCTGGTCATGACCGCCACGCCCATCCCGCGCACCGTCGCCATGACCGTCTACGGCGACCTGGAGATCTCCACGCTGCGTCAGCTGCCCAGCGGGCGCGGCGGGGTGTCGAGCTCGGTCGTGCCGGTGAGGGAGAAATCGAACTGGCTCGACCGCGCCTGGGAGCGGCTGCGCGAAGAGGTCGCCGCCGGCCGGCAGGCCTACGTCGTCTGTCCGCGGATCGGTGACGAGGCCGATTCCCCGGCGAGGGCCGACGACGAGCCCGACGACGTCGACGGCGCCCCCGAGGAGGAGTCGCGGAGCGACCGGCGCCCGCCCCTGGCCGTCCTCGACGTCGCCGAAGGCCTGCGCAGCGGCTCGCTGGCCGGACTCCGGCTCGACGTCCTGCACGGCCGGCTGACCGCGGAGGAGAAGGACGCCCGGATGCGTGCCTTCGGCGCCCGCGAGATCGACGTCCTCGTGGCGACGACGGTGGTCGAGGTCGGCGTCGACGTCCCCAACGCCACGGTCATGGTCGTCATGGACGCCGACCGGTTCGGGGTCAGCCAGCTGCACCAGCTCCGCGGCCGGGTCGCCCGTGGCAAGCACCCCGGTCTCTGCCTGCTGGTCACCGATGCGCCGTCCGCCTCGCCGACCGGCCAGCGGCTGGCGGCCGTCGCGGCCACCTCCGACGGCTTCGAGATGGCCCGGCTCGATCTGGAGACCCGGCGCGAGGGCGACATCCTGGGCGCGGCCCAGTCCGGCCGCCGGTCGGGGGTACGGCTGCTGTCACTGCTGGCGGACGAAGAGCTGATCGCCGCCGCGCGAGCCGAGGCTACGGCGCTGCTGGAGACCGAACGCGGCCTGGCCGACCACCCCGGTCTCGCCGCCGAGGTGGCCCGGCTGGCCACCGACGAGCGCGCGGACTACCTGGAGAAGGCCTGA
- the rsmD gene encoding 16S rRNA (guanine(966)-N(2))-methyltransferase RsmD produces the protein MTRIVSGVAGGRRLKVPRTGVRPTGDRAREALFNSLSHLVDLHGAAVLDLYAGSGALGLEALSRGAASVVFVENGQGVLPVLKENLAAVGLPGGRVVTGSVPGVVAGAAPARFDVVLADPPYATPVEEVLGVLEALVSGGWLAPEAVLVVERSSREQPWEWPTPLIGLRDRRYGEAQLRYGRSP, from the coding sequence ATGACACGGATCGTCTCGGGGGTCGCCGGAGGACGCCGTCTCAAGGTGCCGCGCACGGGGGTGCGGCCCACCGGTGACCGAGCCCGCGAGGCGCTGTTCAACTCCCTCAGCCACCTGGTCGACCTGCACGGCGCCGCGGTGCTCGATCTGTACGCGGGATCGGGCGCCCTCGGACTCGAAGCGCTGTCCAGAGGTGCGGCGAGCGTCGTCTTCGTGGAGAACGGGCAGGGCGTGCTGCCGGTCCTCAAGGAGAACCTTGCCGCCGTGGGTCTCCCGGGCGGCCGGGTGGTCACCGGCTCGGTGCCCGGCGTCGTGGCCGGCGCGGCGCCGGCGCGGTTCGACGTCGTCCTCGCCGACCCGCCCTACGCCACACCGGTCGAGGAGGTGCTCGGCGTGCTCGAGGCGCTGGTGAGCGGCGGCTGGCTGGCGCCGGAGGCGGTGCTGGTGGTCGAGCGGAGCAGCCGCGAGCAGCCCTGGGAGTGGCCGACACCGCTGATCGGGTTGCGCGACCGCCGCTACGGAGAGGCTCAGCTCCGGTACGGTCGCTCCCCGTGA
- the coaD gene encoding pantetheine-phosphate adenylyltransferase, with the protein MRRAVCPGSFDPVTNGHVDVITRAAGLYDELVVAVLVNPGKAGLFTVAERMELLREAVADLPNVTVDSFEGLLVDYCRAHEIPVIVKGLRAVSDFEYELQMAQMNRELAAVETLFVPTAPQVGHLSSSLVKQIAKFGGDVSRLVPKAVDDRLREGARREGT; encoded by the coding sequence GTGAGGCGTGCTGTCTGCCCGGGGTCCTTCGACCCGGTGACCAACGGGCACGTCGACGTCATCACCCGGGCCGCCGGCCTCTACGACGAGCTCGTCGTCGCCGTCCTGGTCAACCCCGGCAAGGCCGGGCTGTTCACCGTCGCCGAGCGCATGGAGCTGCTCCGCGAGGCGGTCGCCGACCTCCCCAACGTGACCGTGGACAGCTTCGAGGGGCTGCTCGTCGACTACTGCCGCGCCCACGAGATCCCGGTGATCGTCAAGGGCCTGCGCGCGGTGAGCGATTTCGAGTACGAGCTGCAGATGGCGCAGATGAACCGCGAGCTGGCGGCGGTCGAGACGCTGTTCGTCCCGACCGCCCCGCAGGTGGGCCATCTCTCCTCGAGCCTGGTCAAGCAGATCGCGAAGTTCGGCGGCGACGTCTCCCGGCTGGTGCCGAAGGCCGTCGACGACCGGTTGCGCGAGGGCGCGCGGCGGGAGGGCACGTGA
- a CDS encoding YceD family protein, protein MSAASPSRSGAASPDARRPAANPWRVDLRELGRRAGSMQELDRTAPTPEDWRVELIGVPAGTEVHLRLRLESVMEGVLVTGEIDAPVTGSCARCLEPIEDTLSLDVQELYAYEGSTTEATSEEDEVRRIEGDHLDLEALARDTVVLALPLAPVCTEDCAGLCAGCGQRLDDLPADHAHEIVDARWAGLAAKFGATPTSSPGAPGESPTTEEN, encoded by the coding sequence ATGTCTGCCGCTTCTCCGTCCCGCTCCGGCGCCGCGTCCCCCGACGCCCGGCGCCCCGCAGCCAACCCCTGGCGCGTGGACCTCCGGGAACTCGGCCGTCGCGCGGGATCGATGCAGGAGCTCGACCGGACCGCCCCCACGCCCGAGGACTGGCGGGTGGAGCTGATCGGCGTCCCCGCCGGCACCGAGGTGCACCTGCGGCTGCGGCTGGAGTCGGTCATGGAGGGCGTGCTCGTCACCGGCGAGATCGACGCCCCGGTCACCGGCTCCTGCGCCCGCTGCCTCGAGCCGATCGAGGACACCCTCTCGCTCGACGTCCAGGAGCTCTACGCCTACGAGGGCAGCACCACCGAGGCGACCAGCGAGGAGGACGAGGTCCGTCGCATCGAGGGCGACCACCTCGACCTCGAGGCGCTGGCCCGCGACACCGTCGTCCTGGCGCTGCCGCTGGCCCCGGTCTGCACCGAGGACTGCGCGGGACTCTGCGCCGGCTGCGGCCAGCGCCTCGACGACCTGCCCGCCGACCACGCGCACGAGATCGTCGACGCCCGCTGGGCCGGTCTCGCCGCCAAGTTCGGCGCCACCCCCACTTCCTCGCCGGGCGCCCCCGGCGAGAGCCCCACCACTGAGGAGAACTGA
- the rpmF gene encoding 50S ribosomal protein L32: MAVPKRKMSRANTRSRRSMWKATAPTLSPCPNRACGELKPPHQACPTCGQYDGRQVLSV, translated from the coding sequence GTGGCTGTCCCGAAGCGGAAGATGTCCCGCGCCAACACCCGTTCGCGCCGCTCGATGTGGAAGGCCACCGCGCCGACCCTCTCGCCGTGCCCGAACCGCGCCTGCGGCGAGCTCAAGCCCCCGCACCAGGCGTGCCCGACCTGCGGCCAGTACGACGGTCGCCAGGTCCTCTCGGTCTGA